Within Exiguobacterium sp. BMC-KP, the genomic segment AGAATCAGTCATTTGATGAGCATATCAGCCATACGAAACAAACTCTATATGATGTTGTCGATCATTCGAATGCGAGCTACTCAGATATCTTAAAGTGGAGCGAAAAAGATGCGACTGCTAGCAATGGATTATCGATGATCCAGACCGTATTAAATTATCAAATGGTTGAAAGTCAGAAATTAGAAGAATTACTCGTCTCAAATAATGATCATCAAACCGCTCAGTTCCCTATCTCATTAGTTTTTTATGAGAGTGATCAATCTAAACTACAGATCGAGTATTCTACCCAGCTATTCAATAAGTACGAGATCGTAAACATGATGGAGTTGTTTTTAGAATGGGGTGCCCGAGTATTAGATGAATCGAATCAAAGCATGATATATCATCCTGTACTGGGACAACAAGAAACAAAATTATTGGTGGAGATGAATAATCCACGTTTCTCGATTAGTAAGAAAGAGATTTCAGACTTCCTCTCAACTATTAGCCTTGATAATCATGATGCTGCAATCGTTTATGAAGGAAGAACAATCAAGTATTCCGAATTGCATGATTCGATTGAACAATTCAATGTGAAACTAATGAAATCAGATGTGGGCAAAGGGGATAAAATTCTCTTCTATGGTTCCCGATCCACTAATCAAATTATTCTTTATTTGACTTGTCTCAAGTATGGATATGTATACGTACCCATTGATCGAAAACATCCGTATGATCGATTGGTTCAAATTATTTCGGAATGTCGACCTCAGTTCATCTTGCATGAGGGCGATTTGGATCTAAAGGATTTGAATCATCTTCTTCGATTTAAAGCAGCTGACATCAATAATAAAGAATTTGAACGCTTTAACGTAGGAGATGCACAAGACGAGAGTTTGGCTTACATCTTATATACATCTGGTACAACAGGTAAGCCAAAAGGAGTGAAAATCTCACGATTTAATTTGAGCAACTTCATGTCCTCTCTTATGAATGACTATGGAATTGAGGGTAAATGGAATGCTGCATTCCTCTCTTCTATTTCCTTTGATGCGAGTATTTTTGAAATGACCTCGAACATCATTAAAGGTAATAAGATTGTGATTTTTGAAGAGGACTATTCTACTTTCACTGACTTTATTTTGAACCATCAAATCAATTATATGGTTATCACTCCATCCTTACTAAATGCCTATGATTTCTCGAAATGTCATTCTTTGAAGATGATTGTGAGCGGTGGAGAGAAATTCAAGAAGAATAGAACACTCCATGAAGATGTTGTTACTCTGAATGGTTATGGACCGACTGAAGCATCAGTTTGTGTATCGTATTCCTCGAAAGAATCAGAGAGTAACATTGGGATTCCCAATTCTAATTCTTGCGTCGTGATTGTAGATGCTTACAAAAATATTTTACCTGATGGAAGCACTGGGGAAATCGCTATCGTCGGTCCTTCAACCTGTGAGTCATACGTGGATCGAGCGGATAACGAAGGACGAATTGAAGATGTACCTTCATCTCTAGCACAGTATGGTCAAAAAATGTATTTGACTGGTGATTTAGGGAGTTTTCAAGAGCATGAACTTCATTACATCGGACGAAATGATCTACAAGTGAAAATAAGAGGGAATCGTGTAGAATTAACAGAAATTTCGTCATCAGCGGTGGGATTTGCGGGCGTAAAGGAAGCCTACACAATCTATTTCAATGAAGAAGGGGGATCGGAACTAGCATTGTATGTTGTTTCTGAACCTAAGCATTCTTTATGGGGTGAAAAGCAACTCATCCAATACTTGAGCACCCAATTGCCTAGCTACATGATTCCGACCAAAATAATGAAGGTCGATAAGATGCCTCTGACCGTCAATGGGAAAGTTGATGAGAAGCAACTCCCGTTACCTGATATGAATCATGATGAAATTGACATAGTAATTGCTCCAAGAAACGAACAAGAAAAAATGATACTTGATATATGGAGTAGTGTATTAAAAACAGAATCAATCGGAATTAATCAGAACTTCTTTGATTTAGGCGGAGATTCGATTAAGAGTATTCAAATCGTTTCGTTACTCAAAGAAAAAGAACTTCATATCTCGAGTCAGGATATTTTAACACTCCAAACCATTGAAAATCTGTCAGATGCAATGACTCTAGATGAACATGGACCAGTGGAGTACGGAGAAAAACTACATCGTTTCAGTATTTCTCCGATTCAAGAATGGTTCTTCAACTTAAACTTGAATAAAGTCAATCATTGGAATCAATCGCAATCGCTTACGCTACCGCGCGTTTCAGAAGAGCAACTGCTGAAGAGCTTCGAGGTCCTTTATGAGCACCATCCTATGCTAAGAAGTAGTTTTGTGCTGACTTCGAGAGAAGTGAAGGTCATGGACGTTGCATCGATCGCTTTAGAAAATCGATTCAAGCGATATTCAGGCATCGATGAAATGAATGCTGATACTGATTCTATGCAAGCTGGACTTAATATCTATACGGGTGAGACTTCTAAAATTTTATACTGCTATGAAAATAATGAGATTCATATTTTTTGGATCATTCATCACTTATTCGTCGATATCCATTCGTGGAGCATCTTAGAAAATGAAATTCGGCAGTTACTCCAAGGGAATGAGATTCAAGGAACAGACCATTCGACGAAACAATCAGTCATAGCAAAACAGCAGCAGTGTTCGATTATGGATGCTTTTGATTTGAATGATGATGCGAATAATCCTCTCTATGATACAAAGCTAAATGGGCAAGAGTTGATTGTAAAAAAACAGACCTTGGATAATGAGACACAACTAACGAGTACGTTCACGACGAGCATCATTCTCCAAACCATTGTGAGATTGACTAATGAGACGTTGAATGTATGGCTTGAACGCAATGCCAGATTTGAAGATACATTGAAAGAGTTCAATCTCAATCACACTGTCGGATGGATGACGGATTTCAAGAGACTCACGCTTCCTCGTCACGCTACGATTAATCAGGTGTTTTTACAACTCAATAATGTAGAGAGTCATTTAAGTAATGTAGACTCTGGTGGTAATTCAGTCTTCGTAAACATAGTCAAATTGGCGGGCAAGAAAAACGACTATCAAGTGGATAGTCTGGATATTGCAAAGGAAAACCTTCAGAAAATGCCTCCGACAATTAATGTAATTGAGTTTGATGACGAGTATAGAATCACACTCCTGAATGTCGCGAGTAGTGATGCTATTTTGAAGGCGTCAAAAGAAGTCATTGACATGGAACTGAACAAGCCTGAATTGATCAATCATTTAAAAATAATAAACAAGCTGAATTTTGAATTGCTTGATTATGAAGAGTTTACAAACTTAGGATCTCATTTGGAGATTGAAGGAGTCCAACCACTATTCCCATTACAAGAGGAAATGATTTATTCAGGGGTCAGTAGTGAAAACAGCTACGTGAATCACTTTGCTTGGACAACGACCGAGAACATAGACTCGGTAGTTTTTAAAATGGAAGGTGTTATCGAAAAATATGAGGCGTTAAGAACAAGGTTTGTCAGAACAGCGAAAAACAATTTCATTCAAGTGATTGATAAAAAAATCACTTCGACGATTCACAAGCATCGAGCACACCCTAGAACCCTTCTTGAAATCGATGCCCTCATTAAAGAAGAATATAAAACATTCAAGTATCAAAGCAATCGCCATTTGTATGGATTCTATTTATTTGAATTAGAAAATGGAGATACACGTGCTGTTTTAATCTTTAACCACATTTTATTCGATGGTTGGAGTATTGGGATTCTCATGAAGGAACTATGGAGAACTGACACGTCACCAATTCTAAAGAGTCGAAGTATAACGAACGATGAGTATTCGAGATGGCTATTAGCACGACGAAAGCACCAGGATACTACATCCTTCGAGAAGCTAAGAGCAATCGACAATCGATTGTTTAGTAAAGACGTACAACTGAGAAATCCAGAAGATATCAACATCGAACTTAGAAAAACCATACCTTATGAGAATTCCGAGTCATTCATGACATTTTGCAAAACTGAACGAGTATCAGTAGCGAATGCCATGGCAACCATCTGGGGAATGCTCATTTCAAAGCTGTCGGGTTCGAAAAACGTTTTATTTGGGTCGGTTAAATCAGGAAGGAATTGTCCTGTTTTCAAAATTGAAGAGCAGGTTGGAATGTTTATTCATACATCACCTACGTATTTAATGATTGATGATCATCAGTCATTTGCCGATCTAATCCATCAAATAGAAGCGTTTAATCGTAATAGTGATAATACGGATACTAGAAAACTGAAGAAGGCAGTCGGATTTGGGGTTAACCAGGACCTATATGAAACTATCTTTATAGTGGACAACTATCCTGAGCCGAATCGGATGGATCATATTAAGGACATCGAAGCAAATGAACAATCAAACTATCCTTTGAGTTTAAGTGTCGCCATGGATGATAAAGTACACTTCAAGATTTCTTACAGTGATCGACTAGTTTCTTCGGATGACATTCATCTTCTATCTTTTTGGATAGAAGAAGTTATGCAATATGTAACGAAATTTGATGGAGATGTATTAGCGAATGAACTACTAGGCTCGCTATCCATAAATCCTTCTATTTTAGAAACTCAGGAGGCTGTTTCCGTGGCTCGAATCGAAGAAATAGAAGAGAAAAATGAAGTAAATGGGACGGCGATTATTGAAAAGAATTCGTTTATCGAAAATGTAAAGCAAATATGGCGTGATGTCTTAGGTCATTCTGATTTTGATGAGCACAGTGATTTTTTTGAGATCGGTGGCAATTCTTTAAAGATGTCTAAAATGCTTTTTATTTTAAAGGAAGATTACGATTACGATTTAAACCCGCTCATGTTTTTCGAAAATCCAACCTTAAAGATCTTCGGTTTCGAGGAGGAACTTGAAAACGAAGAGGAGATTATTCAGAACTATCTCCAAGAGCACCCTGCAGAGAGCGCAAAAGTCTCTACGACGAATCACGTATTAGTGACTGGAGCAACTGGACTCGTAGGAAGTGAGCTTGTTTATCAATTGTTATCAAACGACCATATCGTATATTGCATCGTAAGAGGAATAAACGAGTATGAAGCACACATCAGACTTATGAAACGATTAGAAAGTATTTCTAAAACGGATGTATCGTTAAATCTACACAACTTACGAGTCTTCCGAGGAGATATCCATCAAGAATTTTTAGGGTTAGACGAAGAGACGTACCTTCACTTATCTGGAATCGTGTCAGAGATATATAACTGTGCCGGAAATGTAAATTTCATGGCATCCTTAAAGGATTCTCTTGAGACGAACGTAAAAGGATTACAGATGATCATGAAGTTTTCACAGTTGAACCTTATAAAAAAAGTGAATCATATTTCGACGCTCTCGGTCCTCGGGCATGATCATTATATTATCGAAGATACAGAGTTAGCTCCGATAAGTTACGTAAAAAGTAAAGTTGTCGCTGAAAAATATTTGAGGCAGTATCGAACAACCAGGGATGGGGTTTCCGTACAACGACTAGGACGAATAGCAGGAAATGACAGAACGTATAGCGTTCCTGAAAATGATTTGTTCTGGAGATTAATTGTATCCATCCATCAACTTGGATATTGTCCTAAAGAATTCTTGGAGTTTGAGACGGATTTGACTCCTGTGAACGTCGCTGTAGAGAGAATGATTGCTGAAACGAATAAAAATCATGAGAATCGAGTAATCAATTACTTTTCAGAAAGCTTAGTGACATTTGGACATTGTATTAAACTGTTAGAAGAAATGAGTCAAAAAACAATTGAACTGGTCTCGTACGAGGAATGGATGGATCATGCGGAAAATGACAGTAACTTGAATCAAATCAAAGTCTTGATTCCACTGTTCAGACAAAATGTCTTTTATGAACCTGAAGAAAATACCATCATTTCGGAAAACTCCCCGGACGTACAGTATCAATCAAAAGTCACGCTCAAAAATTCTATTTCTGATGAGGTGATCAAATGTTATCTAAAAGAAGTTCTGAACAAGTATTAATAGATATTCAGTTGATTGCCATTCCATTTGCAGGCGGCTCTTTGAATAGTTACAGTCAGATGAAACAAATTGATGGAGTAACGATAATTAATTATGAGTTGCCTGGAAGAGGAAGACGGTATGAGGATTCTGAGTATACGATGGAAAAAGTTAAAAAAGAAATAATAAAACAAATCGATTTTACTAAGCCGTATATTCTTTTTGGTCACAGCATGGGAGCATTCATTGCTTATGAAACGTGCGCATTAATTGAAGAACTCAATCTGAATAGACCGTACAAAGTAATTTTGAGTGCACAAATTCCTCCGCACTGTGTAGATGATCAATCTTATGATAGAGAAATGGATAATGCTTCAGTTGTGGCGTACTTAAGAAGCATGGGTGGTACTCCCCAAGAAGTATTAGACAGCAAAGAATTGATTGATTATTACGGAAAAATTTTGAAGAACGATCTCACGTTATTACGAAAGTATCTTCATAATGGATGGAGTCCAAAAGTTAAATCTAGCATTGAGATATGGAACGGGATTCATGACAACATGATACCGTTCTCTAAGGTCATGAAATGGAAGGATGTGACACTCTCTGAGTGTCACATCAAATCTTTCGAGGGTGGTCACTTTTTTATCAATGACCTATTGAGCGATCCTTCAGGTTTTAAAAAGGAACTAGTTTGAACGAAACATTCAGCAAAAGGGGATTAGGATATGATAATAGAAAAAGACTATTTAGCTGAGTACAATAATACGATGACTAAATATTTTCCGACCAAAATCCATGAAGTTTTAGCGAATGCCTCAAGAAAATTCGGGGAATATATAGCCATTAAAGATTCAGCAGAACAAATCACCTATAATGAATTGTATTCTCGAGCGTCCTCGCTAGCTCAAAAAATATCAGGAACGAGTCAACCGGTCGCCTTCATGGCTCATCGAGAAATCGAGACCATCATTCAGATGTATGCCATATTGATTTCCGGAAATTATTTTATTCCGATTGATCCGGATAGTCCATCCGCTAAAACGGAACATGTCTTGGAACATGCAAATGTGCGGTATTTGCTAGATGGTCATTCGATGAAAGAACTTCATGCAGATGAAGTGACCGTTCCCTTCCATGAAAAGCTAGAAGCAGGCGATGATATCGCATATGTAATGTTTACTAGCGGCAGTACAGGTGTCCCTAAAGGAGTGGTGGAGAGCCATTACCAAGTCATGAATACATTGTTTGATATGAAGAACAGAATGGAACTAGATACTCAGGATGGGTTTTTATGTCTAGCATCGTTCTGCTTTGATCTATCCATCTTTGATATTTTCGGCGCAGCGCTCTCAGGAGGAACCCTCTATCTTGTAAGAGATCAGCGTGATTTCGATGAGGTCCAGTCGGTCATGGAACATAACAAAATTACAGTGTGGAATTCCGTCCCAAGCGTCATGGAATATTTTTTAAGGGAAGTTGTGCTATCTCAAGATGCAAAGAATAATTTGAAGGTATGCTTAATGAGTGGCGACTTCGTATCAAAAGAAGTTGCCACTCGTGTACTTCAAAATTTTAGTGCTGCCAAGGTGTATAGTTTAGGCGGCGCTACAGAATGTTCGATTTGGTCAATCTTATATGAAATCAATCAAGCGAATATAAATGACTATTCATTCATTCCTTATGGTTATCCCATGAAGAACCAGACCGTGTGGATCCTTACTGATGAGTATACGCTTCAAGAGTTTGGTTCAGAAGGTCAGATTGCAATCGGAGGAAATGGTGTAGCTTTAGGATATTTGAATGATCATAAAAAAACGAAAGAGACCTTTATATACCATGAAACATTAGGATACTTATACCTTACAGGCGATATTGGTCAGTTTGTTTCGCCACATCATGTCAAATTCATCGGGCGACAAGATTCGAGGGCGAAAGTAAATGGGTATAGAGTTAGCCTAAACCAAATCGCGAATCAATTCCAGAAAGTGTTTGACTTTAAAACAAAAGTTCTTTTGATGAAACAAGAGGATAGCAAGGATAAAATCGTATTAGTATATGAAAAAGATGTTCCGCTAGACAATACAGAAATTAAAAATCATTTAAGTGCAAGTCTAGCCCTGTATGAACTGCCTAACGTTATATTCAACATTTCTGAATTTCCTCTGACGAGTAATGGAAAAATCGATTCAAAAAAATTATTAGACTTAGCAGCTGAACGACATGGATTTATGACAGATACAAGTGATTCGGATCATTTAACAGGACTTCCGAGTGAGTTTAGAACGATGTTGATTGACGTACTGTCATTAAATACGATTAGCGAAAAAGACTCATTGTTTGATTTAGGTGTTGACTCTATCCAGTTGGTAAAGATAAAAAATTGGATTGAAGAGAATGAAGGTATAGTATTGAGCTTAGTAGATATTTATACTTTAGATGAAGTTGAGAAAATTGAAGAGAAAATTTACGGTAAATTATTAGCAAAGGATGCTAAACAACATGGATTTTAATTTATTCAAAAATCAGGTGAGATTTAAAATTGCTTTAGAGTTGATCGATATTGAACAAGGTCTATCGATCAGACAATTGAATGAACTATTAAAAGATGTTCCACAGTCTACATTATATCGACAAGTGAATTTTATGATGGACGACAACCTACTTAAGGTGGTCGGATTTCAAAAAGTAGGAAAAGTAGAAGAGAAGTTTTATGCTTTAAATACTGAAGGATATAAAATCAATGAAGAGGATTGGAACTCAGCAACTTATAGTGAAAAAATTGATTTTGTCTCGTTTTACTTCATGTATATCTTACAAAACTACAAAAATTATTATGAGAAAAGTAAGACCGAAGATCAGCAAGATCAATCTACTTTCTCACTAGTGAAGCTAAATTTATCGGATGAATCTTTCAAAGATTTCCAAGGAGAACTAAGTACACTTTTGGAGAAGTATTATAATACTTCGGATGAAGATGACGATAAAGACCGGACGATTTCTGTCGTGATTATCCCTTAGTAAAGGTTTTTCAGCTCTCAACATCTCTTTAGCTGAGTTGAAGAATTGTTACCATTTATAGTTGTTATTACTAAATAAATAATGCTTAGGATGACTAAAGTAAAAGCTCTTCATTTATAGCAAATGAAGAGCTTTTACTAACGAAATTTTTGAGATGAAATCATAAAATGTTATTTATGATTTTTAACATATTCAATTGCAGCTTCAATATCAATCAATCCATTTCCATATTCTATTTTATCTCCTAGTGGAACTGCAGTTTGAATTAAAATGTTTTTAATTTCATGATTAGAAAGTTTAGAGTCATATTCTTTTAATAATGCAGCGCTTCCTGCTACGAAAGAAGCTGCAATAGAAGTTCCATCAATATATGCATATTTATTATTTAATGAGGTTGTGAGAATATCCTTTCCTGGAGCCATTAAATCAATTTTGCTTCCTATACTTGATTGAGACCATCTTCTGTTGTCTTTTTTGACTGCGCCAACACTTAATACTTCTTTATATTTTGCTGGATAAGCAATATAATTTCCCTTTCCTTGATAACCTAAATTGCCGATTGCAGAAATTAAAAGAGTACCATTCTGATCGGCTTTTTTAATCCATTTTTCAAGTTCACTATTGGGTTTCAGACTTCCCAAACTCATTAATACGATATCGATTTTATGATCAATCGACCATTTTAATCCTGTAATCACATGTTCGAAATCTCCACTTTTGTTATCATTCAAAACCTTGATTGAATATATATCAGCTTGTGGGGCTATGCCTGTAATTCCTACATTATTTTTTTGAGAATTAATAATTCCACCTAGTTGGGTACCATGTCCGTTATTATCTTTAGAACTCGATTCTTTAGTGAAATTTATACTTTTTTTAATATCTAAATCTCGATGATCATAATCTATTCCAGTATCAAGTATGGCAATTGAAATTCCTTTACCTTCAAGTTTGAATTTATTTTTAGTTTCGTTAACTTTAAGTGCATTGATGCCCCATTGATTTTTTTCTATGATTTTATTTTTACTTTTTTTATTATCTTCTAACCAAAAAAAGAATCCAATAACTAAAAGTAAAGCAAGTAAGGTAACTATGATTTTTTTCATTGTCTAGTATCATCCTTAATAATATTTAAAAAATCACTTATAAGCTCATAACACAAGCTCATAAGTGATTTTTTTATTTATTCAAAACATGCGCTATAAACAGATCCGACGTTAAAAATCTCGATTACTGCAGCGACAGTATCAGGTCCAGATTTTTTAGCAGCAGCTTTTACAGCAATTTTGATTGCAGCTGATTTAGTAGCTTTAAACTTACGAGCTGAATTATATGATTTAATCAACGTTTTAGTAAACGTTGTAGCTCCACCTGCAGTTTTGATGATGGATTTTAATTTTGTGATTTTTGCAATAGGGAATACATTTGTAGCGATTGCTAAGCCGATAGCAGAAGCACAACCGACGACTCCAAATGCTACAACATCACCTTCTTCTTTAACGACAACCCCATCAGAGACGTTATCTTGTAAATAATCTACTACTGCTTCGTCTCCTTCGTTGATAACATCCTCTGGAAGAGTCTCTACAGCAGCGAATACTTCTTCAAGGTCTTTTGCTTGCTCCTCTGAAATATATGTATCATTTTCAAGACCTGCTTCTTCAAGAGCAACTTGATCTGAATCAGCTGCAGATACACTTCCAACTGCAGAGAAGATTAGAACTCCCGAAAGAATAGAGCTCATTAATTTTTTGTAGAAAGACATAGAAAAAACCCCCACTTTTATTTTAAAATTTCCAACAAAGTAAATAATAAACAAATATCAAAAGAAAGTAAATAGAAAATTCCTTTTATCTGTAAATAATTTGTTGTTTTAAAATAAGCATGGAAGTTATTGTGAAAACATTAATTGTATGATTTTGCTTTAAAGAATTCGATGATTGGCAGAATAACTAAAGCTAAAGCGAAAATTATTATAAGATCAATATTTGGTTCTCCGTCCTTGAATTTATCAAAACAAATAAATAGAAAAATTAAAATTGTTAAAATTTTATAGCTAATCGACGAACTTTCCAATGTCACCTTTTTTCCTAATTCATCGTTTGGAATAAGCTTTTCATCTTTCCCTGATTGCGACCAAGTAAAATATGAGAAAAACATAATCAACAACAAGGCAAGCTGTACAATGGAGAAGAAGTTTATATAATTCTCGATTACCATGCTTGTAATTACTCCACCTGTTAATACGATAAAAGAAATTAAAAATACGATAGTTTTATTTTTTTTATTCATGACTATTCTCCTGTCCAAAAAGAAATAAGATATCAATGCGTGTTTCTAGCACCTCAGAAATTTTAAAAGCTAATTGTAGTGTAGGATCATACTTATTATTTTCAATTGCATTTATGGTTTGCCGACTAACATTACA encodes:
- a CDS encoding condensation domain-containing protein; the encoded protein is MKILSVYPMTEIQKGIAYECELHDHTNAYVSQAIIEIHYSDKERYRKCWHAILNHYEIFRTKFVFGKLNDDMQVVIDDANYTWSEHLCSIEEIEVIAKSEKDISINDLPLTKFKVLETPEGTYLVWTFHHLLLDGWSMSATLDKVDRLYESEDNIIDEKRNTLNHSYSDYIKGSLKNTMKKSDSFWENYLNDFRGAPFPNISTVNRDVFSEKSREIDISYSDIFEYCKNNKITVAALFETAWATLLSLYTQKQDVLFSVIDSGRSILEEQNDDLIGMTIQRRSKRIRFSVENTIHELLKNIMDDDLELQKQGPLSLRNENSILNVGNNTSYSNTTFVFENYPTPSMDMNYKVIKGTELSTSDITASFGIVEDIIMAKLMFHEQVVDVSQAENILSYVEEILKEIINLDSNAEAGKVLSSLRKSEIKSTTNTRISSKSYLEIIEEQVSTTPGKIAIFEEEQHHTYEDIITSCHTLIDSLSELSIKEDETVGIWTERSAQTIELMIALQYLHIPYVFLDKKYGSSRLEYIMQDANVGMVILDNTTSDEYEFTTPSITLENLFSTNVLQNRVPSYVAKNTCTQIIYTSGSTGSPKGIMVSSGNIISFALDSQFYPVNVDENFAQSSSFAFDASNFEIWLPLFNGASITIVKEPVFDIYNWNRAISEKGVTTAWMTAGLFNTFVDLDFSLISGLKTLFVGGEALSPAHINKAYQNSIDLTLYNGYGPTELTTFTTTYQIPREDAASQSIPIGYLLNNSHAQIVNTEGSVVPIGVPGELIVASSGMTMGYLNDHEKTIKAFTSKDIDGVTKTFYHTGDIVRFDGACLHYSGRKDKQIKLRGYRIELNDIEAVLNSFDGVERCATLFNDDSRTDKFIELYYVGKSTNIEVKAFLKAKLPSYMIPQKIIQLDTMPLNVNGKINKNELRATRLSKPKKLVETTSVLTDEFNTFLSEYLNNERIDDRKTIFDYDLDSLKVVKLTHVLNDKYDQKISLKAVMNCPSIAEIRGLFIGNEETQAEVSVLIDQNQINEEVVLNPTDMQRSMYFISSDNPGLPIYNIPFIQKIAVSEKLPIKKRFLNLIDRHELFRYRFELNNDKELIIKKSVHNSPSFFEVVAETEQEFIKFKNSELNYCFNLDDPNESLIRMTFIQYQDVHWIVVVIHHIIFDGESMGIFLNQLFSTNVGEENSIKQFDDYLHASPTLPSDETKQFWIESLKNVDKKINFQKSSQLPYNFAGEIVTVDIKKRFIETLNKTARSSSASKFNVLLALYSQFLIKYFNQDSMIVGSPVSIRPPAFENTLGMFLSFVPFVSYRNENQSFDEHISHTKQTLYDVVDHSNASYSDILKWSEKDATASNGLSMIQTVLNYQMVESQKLEELLVSNNDHQTAQFPISLVFYESDQSKLQIEYSTQLFNKYEIVNMMELFLEWGARVLDESNQSMIYHPVLGQQETKLLVEMNNPRFSISKKEISDFLSTISLDNHDAAIVYEGRTIKYSELHDSIEQFNVKLMKSDVGKGDKILFYGSRSTNQIILYLTCLKYGYVYVPIDRKHPYDRLVQIISECRPQFILHEGDLDLKDLNHLLRFKAADINNKEFERFNVGDAQDESLAYILYTSGTTGKPKGVKISRFNLSNFMSSLMNDYGIEGKWNAAFLSSISFDASIFEMTSNIIKGNKIVIFEEDYSTFTDFILNHQINYMVITPSLLNAYDFSKCHSLKMIVSGGEKFKKNRTLHEDVVTLNGYGPTEASVCVSYSSKESESNIGIPNSNSCVVIVDAYKNILPDGSTGEIAIVGPSTCESYVDRADNEGRIEDVPSSLAQYGQKMYLTGDLGSFQEHELHYIGRNDLQVKIRGNRVELTEISSSAVGFAGVKEAYTIYFNEEGGSELALYVVSEPKHSLWGEKQLIQYLSTQLPSYMIPTKIMKVDKMPLTVNGKVDEKQLPLPDMNHDEIDIVIAPRNEQEKMILDIWSSVLKTESIGINQNFFDLGGDSIKSIQIVSLLKEKELHISSQDILTLQTIENLSDAMTLDEHGPVEYGEKLHRFSISPIQEWFFNLNLNKVNHWNQSQSLTLPRVSEEQLLKSFEVLYEHHPMLRSSFVLTSREVKVMDVASIALENRFKRYSGIDEMNADTDSMQAGLNIYTGETSKILYCYENNEIHIFWIIHHLFVDIHSWSILENEIRQLLQGNEIQGTDHSTKQSVIAKQQQCSIMDAFDLNDDANNPLYDTKLNGQELIVKKQTLDNETQLTSTFTTSIILQTIVRLTNETLNVWLERNARFEDTLKEFNLNHTVGWMTDFKRLTLPRHATINQVFLQLNNVESHLSNVDSGGNSVFVNIVKLAGKKNDYQVDSLDIAKENLQKMPPTINVIEFDDEYRITLLNVASSDAILKASKEVIDMELNKPELINHLKIINKLNFELLDYEEFTNLGSHLEIEGVQPLFPLQEEMIYSGVSSENSYVNHFAWTTTENIDSVVFKMEGVIEKYEALRTRFVRTAKNNFIQVIDKKITSTIHKHRAHPRTLLEIDALIKEEYKTFKYQSNRHLYGFYLFELENGDTRAVLIFNHILFDGWSIGILMKELWRTDTSPILKSRSITNDEYSRWLLARRKHQDTTSFEKLRAIDNRLFSKDVQLRNPEDINIELRKTIPYENSESFMTFCKTERVSVANAMATIWGMLISKLSGSKNVLFGSVKSGRNCPVFKIEEQVGMFIHTSPTYLMIDDHQSFADLIHQIEAFNRNSDNTDTRKLKKAVGFGVNQDLYETIFIVDNYPEPNRMDHIKDIEANEQSNYPLSLSVAMDDKVHFKISYSDRLVSSDDIHLLSFWIEEVMQYVTKFDGDVLANELLGSLSINPSILETQEAVSVARIEEIEEKNEVNGTAIIEKNSFIENVKQIWRDVLGHSDFDEHSDFFEIGGNSLKMSKMLFILKEDYDYDLNPLMFFENPTLKIFGFEEELENEEEIIQNYLQEHPAESAKVSTTNHVLVTGATGLVGSELVYQLLSNDHIVYCIVRGINEYEAHIRLMKRLESISKTDVSLNLHNLRVFRGDIHQEFLGLDEETYLHLSGIVSEIYNCAGNVNFMASLKDSLETNVKGLQMIMKFSQLNLIKKVNHISTLSVLGHDHYIIEDTELAPISYVKSKVVAEKYLRQYRTTRDGVSVQRLGRIAGNDRTYSVPENDLFWRLIVSIHQLGYCPKEFLEFETDLTPVNVAVERMIAETNKNHENRVINYFSESLVTFGHCIKLLEEMSQKTIELVSYEEWMDHAENDSNLNQIKVLIPLFRQNVFYEPEENTIISENSPDVQYQSKVTLKNSISDEVIKCYLKEVLNKY
- a CDS encoding thioesterase II family protein; the protein is MLSKRSSEQVLIDIQLIAIPFAGGSLNSYSQMKQIDGVTIINYELPGRGRRYEDSEYTMEKVKKEIIKQIDFTKPYILFGHSMGAFIAYETCALIEELNLNRPYKVILSAQIPPHCVDDQSYDREMDNASVVAYLRSMGGTPQEVLDSKELIDYYGKILKNDLTLLRKYLHNGWSPKVKSSIEIWNGIHDNMIPFSKVMKWKDVTLSECHIKSFEGGHFFINDLLSDPSGFKKELV
- a CDS encoding non-ribosomal peptide synthetase is translated as MIIEKDYLAEYNNTMTKYFPTKIHEVLANASRKFGEYIAIKDSAEQITYNELYSRASSLAQKISGTSQPVAFMAHREIETIIQMYAILISGNYFIPIDPDSPSAKTEHVLEHANVRYLLDGHSMKELHADEVTVPFHEKLEAGDDIAYVMFTSGSTGVPKGVVESHYQVMNTLFDMKNRMELDTQDGFLCLASFCFDLSIFDIFGAALSGGTLYLVRDQRDFDEVQSVMEHNKITVWNSVPSVMEYFLREVVLSQDAKNNLKVCLMSGDFVSKEVATRVLQNFSAAKVYSLGGATECSIWSILYEINQANINDYSFIPYGYPMKNQTVWILTDEYTLQEFGSEGQIAIGGNGVALGYLNDHKKTKETFIYHETLGYLYLTGDIGQFVSPHHVKFIGRQDSRAKVNGYRVSLNQIANQFQKVFDFKTKVLLMKQEDSKDKIVLVYEKDVPLDNTEIKNHLSASLALYELPNVIFNISEFPLTSNGKIDSKKLLDLAAERHGFMTDTSDSDHLTGLPSEFRTMLIDVLSLNTISEKDSLFDLGVDSIQLVKIKNWIEENEGIVLSLVDIYTLDEVEKIEEKIYGKLLAKDAKQHGF